In the genome of Pseudopipra pipra isolate bDixPip1 chromosome 4, bDixPip1.hap1, whole genome shotgun sequence, one region contains:
- the HOPX gene encoding homeodomain-only protein isoform X2: protein MATEKPVTPTEEQLEILEYNFCKVNKHPDPTTLCLIAAETGLSEEQTLKWFKQRLAEWRKSEGLPSESGSVRD, encoded by the exons ATGGCCACGGAAAAGCCAGTGACTCCcactgaggagcagctggagatcCTGGAGTACAACTTCTGCAAGGTGAACAAGCATCCTGACCCCACTACACTGTGCCTCATTGCAGCTGAGACTGGACTCTCTGAGGAGCAGACCCTG aaatGGTTCAAGCAGCGCCTGGCAGAGTGGAGGAAGTCTGAAGGGCTGCCCTCAGAAAGCGGGTCTGTCAGGGACTAG
- the SPMAP2L gene encoding sperm microtubule associated protein 2-like isoform X4 has translation MAAAGPIRVSYSSVYTHTRIRVLAEPKQVAYESSPRLEWGNQETIWPLSWGAMTSRPSSRITLLSKSKKDFCEHQRSYRSVIGGRPPLVKFAYPSERLLKLAEPKKFHPASLQQRSPEWPVSLSALTYNASPRILQLARPKLLHPEFIPPREVPTQVPTPATLASASSRLERLAEPCVRFPSQLSRQLRALGPLSWLGQRNCILSTLPRGILSGQCQRLPSVQWLHQGLWNWPSLAKGLPWAWLNST, from the exons GATACGTGTACTTGCGGAACCCAAGCAAGTAGCTTATGAAAGCAGTCCCAG GCTTGAGTGGGGAAACCAAGAGACAATCTGGCCTCTATCATGGGGGGCTATGACATCTCGACCATCTTCAAGAATAACGTTACTGTCCAAATCCAAGAAAGACTTTTGCGAGCACCAGCGAAG CTACAGATCAGTGATCGGTGGGCGTCCCCCGCTAGTGAAGTTTGCCTACCCTTCTGAGCGGCTGCTGAAGTTGGCTGAACCTAAAAAATTCCACCCGGCTTCCCTGCAACAAAG ATCCCCCGAGTGGCCCGTGTCACTATCTGCACTGACCTATAATGCCTCCCCACGGATCCTCCAGCTTGCCCGGCCAAAGTTGCTGCATCCAGAGTTCATTCCGCCCAGAGAG GTGCCAACACAGGTTCCAACTCCTGCGACCTTGGCCAGCGCATCCTCGCGGTTAGAGCGTCTGGCAGAGCCCTGTGTCAG GTTTCCAAGTCAGCTCAGCAGGCAGTTGCGAGCCCTCGGACCATTGAGCTGGCTAGGCCAAAGAAACTGCATTCTAAGTACGCTGCCCCGCGGGATCCTCAGTGGCCAGTGTCAGAGGCTGCCAAGCGTGCAGTGGCTACACCAAGGATTGTGGAACTGGCCCAGCCTGGCAAAAG GCCTCCCATGGGCTTGGCTCAATTCAACCTAG
- the SPMAP2L gene encoding sperm microtubule associated protein 2-like isoform X1, which produces MAAAGPIRVSYSSVYTHTRIRVLAEPKQVAYESSPRLEWGNQETIWPLSWGAMTSRPSSRITLLSKSKKDFCEHQRSYRSVIGGRPPLVKFAYPSERLLKLAEPKKFHPASLQQRSPEWPVSLSALTYNASPRILQLARPKLLHPEFIPPREVPTQVPTPATLASASSRLERLAEPCVRQVTCCYKHSYPESVIRPVSKSAQQAVASPRTIELARPKKLHSKYAAPRDPQWPVSEAAKRAVATPRIVELAQPGKRPPMGLAQFNLDAFRVKETAMKATCSDRIRELARPVQR; this is translated from the exons GATACGTGTACTTGCGGAACCCAAGCAAGTAGCTTATGAAAGCAGTCCCAG GCTTGAGTGGGGAAACCAAGAGACAATCTGGCCTCTATCATGGGGGGCTATGACATCTCGACCATCTTCAAGAATAACGTTACTGTCCAAATCCAAGAAAGACTTTTGCGAGCACCAGCGAAG CTACAGATCAGTGATCGGTGGGCGTCCCCCGCTAGTGAAGTTTGCCTACCCTTCTGAGCGGCTGCTGAAGTTGGCTGAACCTAAAAAATTCCACCCGGCTTCCCTGCAACAAAG ATCCCCCGAGTGGCCCGTGTCACTATCTGCACTGACCTATAATGCCTCCCCACGGATCCTCCAGCTTGCCCGGCCAAAGTTGCTGCATCCAGAGTTCATTCCGCCCAGAGAG GTGCCAACACAGGTTCCAACTCCTGCGACCTTGGCCAGCGCATCCTCGCGGTTAGAGCGTCTGGCAGAGCCCTGTGTCAGGCAGGTGACCTGCTGCTATAAGCACAGCTATCCTGAATCTGTCATTCGTCCG GTTTCCAAGTCAGCTCAGCAGGCAGTTGCGAGCCCTCGGACCATTGAGCTGGCTAGGCCAAAGAAACTGCATTCTAAGTACGCTGCCCCGCGGGATCCTCAGTGGCCAGTGTCAGAGGCTGCCAAGCGTGCAGTGGCTACACCAAGGATTGTGGAACTGGCCCAGCCTGGCAAAAG GCCTCCCATGGGCTTGGCTCAATTCAACCTAGATGCATTCAGAGTGAAGGAGACTGCTATGAAGGCAACTTGTTCTGATCGGATCCGAGAACTAGCTCGCCCAGTTCAGCGCTAA
- the HOPX gene encoding homeodomain-only protein isoform X1, giving the protein MVRQLSWALLACGCRMPGPIALPQEKMATEKPVTPTEEQLEILEYNFCKVNKHPDPTTLCLIAAETGLSEEQTLKWFKQRLAEWRKSEGLPSESGSVRD; this is encoded by the exons ATGGTGAGACAGctcagctgggcactgctggcgTGCGGTTGCCGTA TGCCTGGCCCCATAGCCCTGCCCCAGGAGAAGATGGCCACGGAAAAGCCAGTGACTCCcactgaggagcagctggagatcCTGGAGTACAACTTCTGCAAGGTGAACAAGCATCCTGACCCCACTACACTGTGCCTCATTGCAGCTGAGACTGGACTCTCTGAGGAGCAGACCCTG aaatGGTTCAAGCAGCGCCTGGCAGAGTGGAGGAAGTCTGAAGGGCTGCCCTCAGAAAGCGGGTCTGTCAGGGACTAG